A segment of the Acidobacteriota bacterium genome:
TCGACCACCCAGGCGCTGGTGTTGCCGTTGCTGCGGACGCGGATCCATTCGGTCGAACTGAAGAAGAACAGTTTGTCCTTCACCACCGGCCCGCCGACCGAGTAACCGAACTGGTTGCGCACGAAGTTCGGCTTGGAGACGCCGTTGGCGTTGTTGTCGTAGGTGTTGGAGGAGAGGCCCGCGCCACGGTAGAACTCGTACACCGTGCCGTGGAAGGCGTTCGTGCCGCTCTTGGTCGAGACGTTCACGATGCCGCCGGAAGCGCGGCCGTATTCCGCCGAGAAGTTGCTGGTGATCACGCGGAACTCGCCGATCGAATCGAGCGGGGTCAGCTGACCGATCGTGGCGGTGAACTGGTCCACGTTCTGGCCGCCATCCAGCAGGATGTCCGTCGAGGCATCGCGCGTGCCGTTGATGTTGACGCCCACGCCGCGGCCCGGCGAATAGCCAGAGGAACTCACGTTCCCGGCGATCCCCACCAGGGAGTATGCGTTACGGGTAAGGGTTGGCAGCTCGGTGATCTGCTGCCCGCTGACGACGGTGGAGAGCTGCTGCGTCTGCGTCTCAACCTGCACGCCGCCTTCGCCCGTGACCTCGACCGTGGTCGATCCGCCGGTGATGGCCAGCGGGACGTCGACGGTGTTGCGCGAGCCGACGGATACGTCGAGTTTCTTCGACGAGGACGAGAAGTTCGCCGCCTCGACCTTTACTTCATATGGGCCAGGCTGCAGGTTGGTGAACGTGTACAGGCCGTTGCTGTTCGTGGTGGTGGTGCGCGCGGCGTTGGTGGACGAACTCTTGATCGTCACCTTCGCGCCCGCGACTACCGCCCCTTGCGGGTCGGTCACCGTCCCGAACACTGAACCCGTCTCAGCCTGGCCAAAAGCCAGACCGCAGAACAGAGCCAGCACGGCGAGGATGCTGGTAAATCGCATCTTGCCACTCATTCTGATTCTCCTTGTAGTTCTTGGGAACATTAAGAAACCGTGAAACTGAAGAGGTCCTGCGATGAGTATCAAAGCAACCCGCTGGCCAAATCTAATAGGCAATGTTTTCATAGTCTTACGGGCACACGTCGACCGCTTTGCTGTGGTTTTCAGTAGCCGAAATCGGGGTAAGTTACGTAATTCCATATAAGTGTTGCTTTCCACGCCTGAACCTCATTTGCCGCCGCCTCACCCCCAAAATAAAGTCGCTCGCCCCAGCGCAAGCCGCGGCACGCGCTCATGGCACAATGTTCAATAGTTCCAACGCCTCACCATGCCCGACGCCACCTTCGAACGCGGGATCGCGCTCTTCAACCGCCGGGAATTCTTCGACGCCCACGAGGTGCTCGAAGACTTGTGGCGCGTTGCGGAAGGGCCAGATAAGCGCTTTCTGCAAGGGCTCATCCAGATCGCCGTTGGGTTCCACCACCTCTCTACCGGGAACACCATCGGGGCGCGCTCGCTGCTCGGTCGCGGCGGGGAAAAGTTGCGCGGGCTGCCAGCAGTGCAGGACGGCATCGACGTCGCCGCGGTGCGAACGGCGCTCACCGCCTGGCTGGCGCACCTCGAGGGGGAAGCACCACAACCGCCATTCCCGCGGCTCTGAGGGGCTTGCCCGGTGGTAGAATCGGCAATCCCATGAAGGCGGCAGGCACCTCCGGAGCGGTCAGCGCGGTGGCACAGTCTGTCCCGCTGCTGGATCTGAAGCGGCAGTACGCGCAGATCCGGGAAGAGGTGCGCGCGGCCATCGATCGCGTTTGCGAGTCGCAGCACTTCATCTTCGGTCCCGAGCTCGAAGCCTTCGAGCGGGGAGCGGCGGAGTTCACCGGCACGGCCGCGTGTGTAGGCTGCGCTTCCGGCACCGACGCAATCTGGCTCGCGCTCGTCGCATGTGGCGTGGAGCCCGGCCAGGAAGTGCTCACCACACCGTTCAGCTTCTTCGCCACCATCAGCTCGATCGTGCGCGCGGGCGCGCGCGCCGTGCTGGTTGACGTGGACCCGGAAACGCTCAACCTTGACGCTGCCAAAGTCGAGGCCTGTTTCCGCGAATCGTTCTCTCCCAAGCTCAAGGCGATGCTGCCGGTACATCTGTTCGGCCAGTGCGCCGACATGGACGCGCTCGCGCGCGTGGCGCAAGAGCGCAAGCTGGTGATGGTGGAAGACGCCGCGCAAGCCTTCGGCGCCGCGTGGCGCGGGCGCCGCGCCGGCTCGCTCGGCATGGCCGCCGCGTTCAGCTTTTATCCCACCAAGAACCTAAGCGCCTTTGGCGATGGCGGTTGCGTCACGACCAATGATCCTGCGGTCGCCGACCGCTTGCGCCGGCTGCGCAACCATGGCAGCAGCGTCCGCTACTACCACGAGGAGATCGGCGGGAACTCGCGCCTGGACGCCATCCAGGCGGCGGTGCTGAGCGTGAAACTTCGCCACATCGAGCGCTGGAATGAAGCGCGGCGGCAGCGCGCGGGAGTCTATGACCGGCTGCTCGCCCAGGCTGGACTGACCGGCGGAGCGCAAGCGCCGCTTCGGCTGTTGCGCACCGCGCCCGAGGCTCACCACATCTTCCATCAGTACGTGGTGCGAAGCGCAAAGCGCGACGAGCTGCGCAAGTTCCTCAGCGGCCGCGGCGTCGGTACCGAGATCTATTATCCAGTGCCGCTGCACCGCCAGGAGCCACTGCGCTATTTCGGATACGGCGAAGGCTCGTTCCCGGAATCCGAACGCGCTGCCCGCGAGGTGCTGGCGCTGCCTATGTTCGCCGAACTCACCGACACCGAACAGCAATACGTGGTCGAGAGCATCGCGGCGTTCTTCTCTTAACGTCTTGGCTCGCAGGTCTTGGCTCGCAGGTCTTGGCTCGTAGGTCTTCGCGCGGGCTACGCCGCCGCTACGCTGATCTCGCGCGCGTTTCGCGCATAGCGACGATAGCGGGCGGCATCGCGCCGCAGCCGGACTTCTTCTTCGCTGCCGCGCATCGCGTCGGCCGCCATCTTGCAATATCCCAGCCGGAAGAGCGCATACGCCAGCAGGTAGTGCGGGAGGCGCGCTTCCGCGTCGTCGCCGGTGCGACGGCGATATTCCGCCAGCAGAGACCCACCTTCGAGACCCTCGCAACTACGCTCGCAGCCGCCGGCTCAGCATCGGCGAGCGCGCACTCCAGCTTGCCGGCGCGCAGCAGCGCGGCGAGCAACGCCTCCTGGTCACCAGACGCACGGGCGCAGCGACACGACTCCACCAATTGTTCGAGGAGCGGACGGAGGGCGGCCCTTCTTCCGCCATCGCGGAAGACGAGCATGCGTGCCCTTTGGGACTAGGCGGCGGGAGGTTCTTTCTTCTTGCGCGCAGCCCGCGGCGAACGCGCCACGTCGCCATCCTTGTCGATGAAATACAGGAAGTTGTTGTCGCGCTCGACCGCGTTCGGAACGAGGATCTCGGTCTCTCCCTCACCCGACTTGGCCTTCTGCGCTACGTTGCCCGCGCCATCGATGAAGTACAGATACTTCTTGTAATCGCGCTGAAGGTTCAGCTGCTTTACTTTTTCCGCCATAGTTCCCTCGCTCAAAGTTGGATTCCCGTGGGCCCGTTTCCGATGCATGGACTTGATGGTTTAACAACTGGCGCCTAACGGCGGCGCCGCTTTGCGGCCGGCCTCGCCCGAGCCGGCTCCTCGCCCGGCGCGAGCACACGCCGCACCATCACGCCGTTCAACTTGTACTTGCGTTCGATGAGCTTGTCGTCATCGCCCCGCACCCGCAGCACGAACACGGGAAGCTTCCCTTCCTTGCCGAGATCTTCCGTGCCCACGCGGATGGGCAGCTCGCCGGCAAGGTTGCGTTCACGATACGCCGTCTCGTAATGGTTGCGCTTCGCGTTCCAGGTAAAGACGCGAATCTGGCTGAAGTCGTCTGCCAGGCCGTCTTTGGGCACGCTGAGCGCGAGCAGGTACTGCGGCACGCGCTTGCCTTCGTCCTCCACTTCGTTGAGCACGAAAAAGCCAATGATGCGCTGGCCCTCGGCGTACTGCGCCACTTCCATCGGCGCGTCGAGGTCGACCATGCGCCCGAGCACCCAGCCGACGCGGCCTTCGGAGGCGCGCACCAGCCGCCAGTCTTCTACGATCGGCGGCGAAATGTTTGCGGCCGGATCTTTTGTCGCGCCGGCAGCATTCTCCTTCGCCGCGTCCTTCTTTCCTGCATCGTTCTTTGCCGCCGCATCCTTGGTTGCGGCGCGTGACGCTGTCTTCTCCGCGATCGCGCGCACGAGCACTTCGACCTTTTCGCCCTCGTTGATCAGATAAAGATGGTCGGTCTCGCGCCCGGGCTCAACATGCAGGTTGGTGTCGTGGCGGACAGTGGCTTTGCCTTGCGAGGGCGCGCGCAGATTGGTGTTGGCCAGGCGCTGCGCGGCGGCATAGACCTGGGGCTCGGCCAGGTAGCGCTGTTCGACCCAGCCTTCTTCGTTGCGCTCGGTGCGCACCTTCACGAAGCGCTTCTGCTTGTCGAGCACGACAAGCTTCTCGCCGTTCTTCGCCGTGCCTACCTTGTTGTAGACCGCGGCGACACGGTCGCGCAGCATCACCTGGGGCGCCGCCACGTACGCCAGTTCTCTGTTCTCTTCAGCCTGCTTGCCGCAACCCGCCGCGACAACCAACCCGCACAGCGCGACCAAGAAGCGAGCTTGGACCGATACCTTCATCCCGTGATGGCAACGAATATAGCAGGCCCTTCTCCGCGACCTTGGCGGAAAACTCTACGGGCTCGGCATTTCACGCTTTTGGTCCCTGCGGAAAGCGGAGAGCGGCGTTTCAGTCTCCGAAGCCTACGCCAATCGCCTTCGCGACCTGCACCATCTCGCCGTTGGGGTCGACCGCTTTCATCGCGCCCACCGCGTCCGCGATCGGCACGGAGTGGATGCGCGCCTCGCGCAGGCACACCATGCGTCCGAACTCGCCGCGGGCGATCAGGTCGACCACCGCCACGCCGAAGCGGGTAGAGAGGATGCGGTCGAAGGGTGAAGGCGAGCCGCCGCGCTGGATGTGTCCGAGCACCGTGACGCGCGTCTCGCGCCGCGCCGTCATCGCGATGGCCTCACCCACGACATTGCCGATCTGCCCAGGACGCGGGATGGCGCGCTTCTCGGCCGCGAATTTTTCCGCCATGTCCGCCGGCGGACTGCAACCCTCGGCGATCACGATGATGGTGAAGAGCTTGCCGATGGCCTCGCGATCGCGCACGAACTGGCACACTCGATCGATGGTGAACGGCATCTCGGGGATCAAGATGATGTGCGCGCCACCGGCGATGCCGGCCTCGAGCGCGATCCAGCCCGCGTCGCGTCCCATCACCTCGATCAGCATGATGCGGTGGTGCGATTCCGCCGTGGTGTGGATCTTGTCGATGGCGTCGGTGGCGGTGTGCAGCGCGGTATCAAAACCGAAGGTGATCTCGGTGGCGCAAAGATCGTTGTCGATCGTCTTGGGGACGCCGACGACCTTCAATCCCTTCTCGTGGAGCTGCAGCCCGATCTTCTGCGTGCCATCACCGCCGATCACAATGAGCGCGTCCATCCCCAGCGCGTGGGCATTCTTGATGACGTCATCGGAGAAGTCCCGCACCACTTCCTTGCCCCCCTCGTGCCGCTTGTACTTGAACGGATCGCCGCGGTTGGTGGTGCCCAGGATGGTGCCGCCGCGCGGCAGGATGCCGCTCACGTCTTTTAGCGTTAGGGGGCGGGATTTCTCCGCCGGCCAGATCAATCCGTCGAAACCATCGCGGATGCCGATGACCTCGTAGCCATACTTGAGCACGGCACACTTCACCGCCGCGCGGATCACCGCGTTCAAACCGGGACAATCGCCACCACCGGTGCAGATGCCGATCTTGCGGATCTCAGCCATGGGAGAAAGTTTCGCGGGATTCTACACGCCGGACTGCTGCACCACAACCTTCTACGGCGTGGTGACGATCGCCACCGGCGTGGTCCCGGCGCCCACGTTGCCGCCGCCGGAGAGCACGCCGGTCGTGCCATTGATGCTGAACAGCGAGATGTTATTGCTGCCGCGATTGACCACGTAGAGGAACTGTCCGGAAGGGTCGGAGTTCACGTCCACCGGCGTGGTGCCGGTCGTGAAGGGCGAGCCGGCGATGGCGGCCAGGCGTCCATCCGAGGCGATGGTGAACGCGGTCACCGTATTGGTGCCGGCGTTGGTCACGTAGAGGAAATGTCCGTTGTCGTCGGCGGCCAGGCCCGTCGGCGTCGTCCCGCCGGTCGCTACCGGAGAGCCGCCCGAGCCGCCGGTGACGGCGCTGAAAGCGCCGGTGGAGGTATTGATGCTGAAGATGCAGACGTTCGCCCCATCGGTGATGTACGCGAGCCTCGCGTTCGGTGTGACGGCCACGCGGTTGGCGGCGGTGCACGGCGCCGGCGACTGCACGCTGCCCGCGACCAAGGTGCCATTGCTCTGGATCTTCAGCGGCACCACGCCCGCAGCGCCCGTCGCCACGAACACGAAGTTGCCGGATGGATCTTCGATCACGCTGTTGGCCAGCAAACTCGCCACCGCTATGGCGGTGCCGTTGATGGTGATCACGCCGTTGGTGTTGTTGATGGTGTACGCCTCGAGATTGCCGGCGGTGGTGAGCGCGAAGAGGTAGCGCCCGGCAGGATCGGCGGCGAGTCCGAGATATCCAGTGCCCGGGGTGAAGGGCGAACCGGCCACGGCGCCGAGCGCGCCATTGCTGCGTGTGATGGTATAGGAGGAGATGCCACCGGCGTTGTTGGCGACGTAGACGAAGCGTCCGCTGGCGTCGGCGTCGATGGCGTTGGGCCCGGTGGCCGCGCCGAAGGGCGAGCCGGGAGCGTTCGCCAGCGCGCCGTTATTACCCACCGTGTAGGCCGAGGCGTTGCCCGAGCCGTTGTTGGCCACGAAGGCGAACTTGGCCGCATTCGCCGGCGTGTCGCTCACGAAGAAGTCGCCACAGCCGGCGAGCGCGAAGGCCAGCAGCACAAGCAGGGAGAGCGCCAGGAACGGAAATAGCAGCTTCGACAACCTCATATAGGGACAGGTCTCCGATACGGCCGGCCAGGACCGTTCGATTGTAGCAAGTCCGCCGTCCGCTTTGCGCCTTCCTCTACCTGTCGGAGTGCGGAGAGCGGATCGCGGAAAGTCGCTTCGCTATACTGTCCCTTCACTCGGAGGAACACTTGCTCGCACGCACGCGGCCGCTGGTCCTGCACGTCCTGCTGCTCTCTTTGCTCGCCGCCGCACCCGCCTGGGGTCAGGACAGCGAAAACAAGAAGAAGACGCCGGCGAAGCGCCAGCCCACAGCCGCAAAAGCGGCGACGTCCAATCCGCTGACCGATACGCAGCACGTCTGCGCTCGCTGCCTGCGCGCTCACCTGGACTTCCTCGCTGCCGACGCCTTGCGCGGACGTGGCAGCGCCACGCCCGACGAACTCATCGCCGCCACCTACATCGCGGCGCAGTTCGAGCAGTACGGCGTCCCGCCCGCCGGTTCCAGCGCGAGTGGGAAGAACGGCAACGCTTACATCCAGACGGCCACGCTCGAGACGCCGCAGCTTGCCGCGCCCCCCACGCTCAGCATCACCGCCGGGGGCACTTCATCCAACGCCCATCCGGTCATGTGGACGCATGGCAAAGAGTTCATCCTCTCGCGCAGTTCGGGCAAGAGTGCCAGCGGTCCGCTGCAAAAACTGCCCCGCGATTTTAAGTTGGACGCTGGCGGCAAGGTGACGCCGGGCGCGGTCGTCTACTGGGCGGTCGATTCGAACTCCGACCCGCGCACCTGGTTCCGCCAGGTGTTTGCGCTGCTGCAATCGGGCGCGGCCGCGGTGCTGATCCCCGCCTCGAACCAGAACCTGAAGGCCTGGGACACGCTCGCGAAAGAGCGTCCGCTCTTCGAACGCTCGGTCGTGGGGGGTGAAGCTTCCACGATGGGTGGTGGCTTGCAGCGAGACGTTCTCATCCTCAAGCCCGAAGCAGCGCAACAGCTCGCCGCGCTTCCCGAAGGCACTCCCATCCAGCTCAATGCCAAGCTGGGCGAGCCCAAGCGGGAGTACACCTACAACGCCGTCGCCATCATCCACGGCACCGCGCCCGACGCCGATAAAGACGCCATCCTGCTCACCGCGCACCTCGACCACCTCGGCCAGGGCACGCCCGCGAGCGCGGTTGTTCCTCCGGTCACGGGCCCGGATGGAAAGCTCGACAACATCTACAACGGTGCCTGCGACGATGCGAGTGGCACAGCGACCGTCCTCGAGCTGGCGCGCGCGCTCGCTGCCGGCCTCAAGCCGAAGCGCACCGTGGTGTTTGCGCTCTTCGGTTCGGAAGAACTGGGCGGTCTGGGCTCCACTTATTTCCTGAGCCATTCGCCGCTGCCGCTCGCGGACTACACCGCGAACCTCGAGTTCGAGATGCTGGCGTGGCCCGACCCGAAGTTGAAGCCAGACGTCCTGTGGATCACCGGCTACGACCGCACCGACTTCGGTCCGGAGCTGGCCAAGCACGGCGCGAACGTCGTCGCCGATCCCTATCCCGAGCAGAATTTCTTCCAGCGTTCGGACAATTACGTCCTCGCAAAGAAGGGTGTGGTGGCGCAGACCATCGGCAGCTTCGGCTTGCAGAAGGAATACCACTCGCCGCTAGACGACCTTGCACACGTCGACTGGACACACTTCACCAAGGCCGTCGATTCGCTGATCGCTCCGGTGCAGTGGCTGGTGAATGGCGGCTTCAAGCCACAGTGGCTGCCGGGGAAAAAACCGTGATTTCCGCGGCCTAGTTGTTCTTGCGGGGTTTCGCGTTGGCGATCTTTTCGTCGATGGGCTTGCGGCCAGTGAAGCCTTCATCGGTCGAGTGCCAGTGCGTGATGCCAGTCTCGCCCAGCTTCCAGCACAGCAGGATGACGCGGTCTTCGACCACGCAGGGGAAGTCGAGCAGGCCGATGTCGATGTCTTTCACCTGGACGCCGGTGGAATCGATCTCGGCGAGCGCGTCTTTCACGCGCTGCATCGCCTTCTCGCGGTCGTGCTTGCGCTTGGCTAGCGGGACAATGTCCACGAACGTGCCGCCATTGATGAAGATGCGGCTCGAAAGCGCCTGCAACTCGCCATCGACTTCCTCGATCAGCTTCTTCCCTTCCATCGCCGCGCGCAGCAGCGACTCGAGGACGGGCAGCAGCACCTGTGCTTCGGCGAGAGTGAAGGTCTTGGACATGCGATTGTTGAATGCTGAATGTTGAGTTCTGACCTGTGAGTCTTGGCTGTGTCTTGATTCTAGCTGATTGTGCGCCTTGCCCTCAGCAATCAAAAATCAAAATTCAAAACTCGAGATTTACGCGATCTCCAGCATCCGATCGAGCGCGACCTTCGCCCACTGCTTGGTCTTCGCATCCACCTTGATCTGGTTGACCACGTTGCCCTCGACCAGGTTCTCGAGCACCCAGCACAGATGCTGCGGCGAGATGCGGAACATGGTGGTGCAGAGGCATCCGGAATCGTCGAGCGTGACCACGGTCTTTTCGGGATGCTGTTTGCCGAGACGATTCACCAGATGGATCTCAGTGCCCACGGCGAAGCGCATACCGGCGGGCGCGGCTGCGATGAGCTTCGCGAGCTGGTCGGTCGAGCCGATGAAGTCCGCTCGCTGGCAGACCTCCCAGCGGCATTCGGGATGCACGACGACGCGGATGCCGGGATACTTCGCGCGCGCCTGCTCCACGTGCTGCGGCAGGAAGCGCTGATGCACCGAGCAATGTCCCTTCCACAGGATGATCTTCGCCTTGCGCAAGCGCTCGGCGGTGTTGCCGCCCATGAGCTGGAACGGATCCCACACCGCCATCTCGTCCAGCGGCACTCCCATGGCGTAAGCGGTGTTGCGGCCAAGATGCTGGTCGGGCAGGAAGAAGACTCTGGGTGATCTCCCGAATCCCCAGCGGAAGGCCCCGGCGGCGTTCGCCGAGGTGCAGACCACGCCGCCACGCTCGCCGCAGAACGCTTTGATCGCCGCGGTGGAGTTCATATAAGTGATGGGGGTAAGACCGGAGCCGCCGTCGCCGCCGTCCTGATCGTCGTCCTGGTGAACGTCGTCCTGATGAACGATGCCGAGGCGCGCGAGCTGCTCCCACGCGTCCTCGACCTGGCCGATCTCGGCCATGTCGGCCATCGAGCATCCGGCGTTCAGGTCGGGCAGGATGACGCGCTGGTCCGAATGTCCAAGCACATCCGCCGATTCGGCCATGAAGTGCACGCCGCAGAAAACGACATAGCGCGCGTCCGTCTGGGAGGCGATCTTCGACAAGCGATAGCTGTCGCCGATGTAGTCGGCGAAGCGGATCACCTCGTCGCGCTGGTAGTGGTGGCCGAGGATGATGGTCGAAGCGCCCAATTCACGACGGGCCGCGGCGATGCGCGCCTCCATCGAGTGGTCGGGCTCGACCAGATAGTTTTCCAGTGAACAAGTATTCGGAGCGCTTGCAGTCGCCACTTCGTTTGCCGCCTTCAGTCCCGACGCCGCAGCCGGCTCGGAACGGGGATGTTGAAAGCATTTCAGCGGCTGCAGTGGCTTCACTGGTCGCCTAGGCGACCCCAAACCACGGGGTTGTTGCAGCCCGTTACTCGGTTAGACGCTCCGCCGGAACGCATGACTCAGTTTTCCGGGGCGTCCGAGGGATATTGTCGCAAAGCACCACCGCTGGTGCAATCAAATTGACCGATTGCCGATCGTCGATCGTCGACTGCCGTCGCTTGCAGCGCC
Coding sequences within it:
- a CDS encoding DUF309 domain-containing protein; the protein is MPDATFERGIALFNRREFFDAHEVLEDLWRVAEGPDKRFLQGLIQIAVGFHHLSTGNTIGARSLLGRGGEKLRGLPAVQDGIDVAAVRTALTAWLAHLEGEAPQPPFPRL
- a CDS encoding DegT/DnrJ/EryC1/StrS family aminotransferase, which translates into the protein MKAAGTSGAVSAVAQSVPLLDLKRQYAQIREEVRAAIDRVCESQHFIFGPELEAFERGAAEFTGTAACVGCASGTDAIWLALVACGVEPGQEVLTTPFSFFATISSIVRAGARAVLVDVDPETLNLDAAKVEACFRESFSPKLKAMLPVHLFGQCADMDALARVAQERKLVMVEDAAQAFGAAWRGRRAGSLGMAAAFSFYPTKNLSAFGDGGCVTTNDPAVADRLRRLRNHGSSVRYYHEEIGGNSRLDAIQAAVLSVKLRHIERWNEARRQRAGVYDRLLAQAGLTGGAQAPLRLLRTAPEAHHIFHQYVVRSAKRDELRKFLSGRGVGTEIYYPVPLHRQEPLRYFGYGEGSFPESERAAREVLALPMFAELTDTEQQYVVESIAAFFS
- a CDS encoding SH3 domain-containing protein codes for the protein MKVSVQARFLVALCGLVVAAGCGKQAEENRELAYVAAPQVMLRDRVAAVYNKVGTAKNGEKLVVLDKQKRFVKVRTERNEEGWVEQRYLAEPQVYAAAQRLANTNLRAPSQGKATVRHDTNLHVEPGRETDHLYLINEGEKVEVLVRAIAEKTASRAATKDAAAKNDAGKKDAAKENAAGATKDPAANISPPIVEDWRLVRASEGRVGWVLGRMVDLDAPMEVAQYAEGQRIIGFFVLNEVEDEGKRVPQYLLALSVPKDGLADDFSQIRVFTWNAKRNHYETAYRERNLAGELPIRVGTEDLGKEGKLPVFVLRVRGDDDKLIERKYKLNGVMVRRVLAPGEEPARARPAAKRRRR
- a CDS encoding 6-phosphofructokinase translates to MAEIRKIGICTGGGDCPGLNAVIRAAVKCAVLKYGYEVIGIRDGFDGLIWPAEKSRPLTLKDVSGILPRGGTILGTTNRGDPFKYKRHEGGKEVVRDFSDDVIKNAHALGMDALIVIGGDGTQKIGLQLHEKGLKVVGVPKTIDNDLCATEITFGFDTALHTATDAIDKIHTTAESHHRIMLIEVMGRDAGWIALEAGIAGGAHIILIPEMPFTIDRVCQFVRDREAIGKLFTIIVIAEGCSPPADMAEKFAAEKRAIPRPGQIGNVVGEAIAMTARRETRVTVLGHIQRGGSPSPFDRILSTRFGVAVVDLIARGEFGRMVCLREARIHSVPIADAVGAMKAVDPNGEMVQVAKAIGVGFGD
- a CDS encoding lactonase family protein, whose product is MRLSKLLFPFLALSLLVLLAFALAGCGDFFVSDTPANAAKFAFVANNGSGNASAYTVGNNGALANAPGSPFGAATGPNAIDADASGRFVYVANNAGGISSYTITRSNGALGAVAGSPFTPGTGYLGLAADPAGRYLFALTTAGNLEAYTINNTNGVITINGTAIAVASLLANSVIEDPSGNFVFVATGAAGVVPLKIQSNGTLVAGSVQSPAPCTAANRVAVTPNARLAYITDGANVCIFSINTSTGAFSAVTGGSGGSPVATGGTTPTGLAADDNGHFLYVTNAGTNTVTAFTIASDGRLAAIAGSPFTTGTTPVDVNSDPSGQFLYVVNRGSNNISLFSINGTTGVLSGGGNVGAGTTPVAIVTTP
- a CDS encoding M20/M25/M40 family metallo-hydrolase: MLARTRPLVLHVLLLSLLAAAPAWGQDSENKKKTPAKRQPTAAKAATSNPLTDTQHVCARCLRAHLDFLAADALRGRGSATPDELIAATYIAAQFEQYGVPPAGSSASGKNGNAYIQTATLETPQLAAPPTLSITAGGTSSNAHPVMWTHGKEFILSRSSGKSASGPLQKLPRDFKLDAGGKVTPGAVVYWAVDSNSDPRTWFRQVFALLQSGAAAVLIPASNQNLKAWDTLAKERPLFERSVVGGEASTMGGGLQRDVLILKPEAAQQLAALPEGTPIQLNAKLGEPKREYTYNAVAIIHGTAPDADKDAILLTAHLDHLGQGTPASAVVPPVTGPDGKLDNIYNGACDDASGTATVLELARALAAGLKPKRTVVFALFGSEELGGLGSTYFLSHSPLPLADYTANLEFEMLAWPDPKLKPDVLWITGYDRTDFGPELAKHGANVVADPYPEQNFFQRSDNYVLAKKGVVAQTIGSFGLQKEYHSPLDDLAHVDWTHFTKAVDSLIAPVQWLVNGGFKPQWLPGKKP
- a CDS encoding DUF2203 domain-containing protein, which produces MSKTFTLAEAQVLLPVLESLLRAAMEGKKLIEEVDGELQALSSRIFINGGTFVDIVPLAKRKHDREKAMQRVKDALAEIDSTGVQVKDIDIGLLDFPCVVEDRVILLCWKLGETGITHWHSTDEGFTGRKPIDEKIANAKPRKNN
- the nadA gene encoding quinolinate synthase NadA, whose translation is MATASAPNTCSLENYLVEPDHSMEARIAAARRELGASTIILGHHYQRDEVIRFADYIGDSYRLSKIASQTDARYVVFCGVHFMAESADVLGHSDQRVILPDLNAGCSMADMAEIGQVEDAWEQLARLGIVHQDDVHQDDDQDGGDGGSGLTPITYMNSTAAIKAFCGERGGVVCTSANAAGAFRWGFGRSPRVFFLPDQHLGRNTAYAMGVPLDEMAVWDPFQLMGGNTAERLRKAKIILWKGHCSVHQRFLPQHVEQARAKYPGIRVVVHPECRWEVCQRADFIGSTDQLAKLIAAAPAGMRFAVGTEIHLVNRLGKQHPEKTVVTLDDSGCLCTTMFRISPQHLCWVLENLVEGNVVNQIKVDAKTKQWAKVALDRMLEIA